From Candidatus Methylomirabilis lanthanidiphila:
CTTCCTGCCTTTTTTCAGGGCCCTGGAGGAGGAACCCGGGATCGAGCCGGTGATTCTCACCCATGAGCCGTCCGTGGGGTATGCGGCGGACGCCTATGCCCGCGTCCAGGGCCTGGGCGTCGCCGCCGTGACCTGGGGCGCCGGCGCGCTCAACATGGTCAACGCCACCGCGCAGGCCTACGCCGAGCGCTCGCCGGTACTCGTCCTGTCCGGCGCGCCCGAGATCGCCCATCGGGATCCCGATGCCCTTCTGCATCACCGGGTCAAGACGTTCGACAGTCAGATCCGAGTCTACCGCGAGGTGACCGGCGCTGCCGCGGCTCTTGATGACCCGGCTCATGCCATCGCCGAGGTGGACCGCGTGATTGACAGCGTCCTGCGCACAAAGCGTCCCGGCTACATCGAGATCCCGCGCGACTTGATCCGGGCGGACGTGCCCGTACCCTCCAGACGTGAGCCGGAGATCAGGCCAAAAGATGAGCGCGCTGCGAATGAGGCGCTGGCCGAGGTGCTTGCCCGCATCCGGGTGGCGGAACTCCCGGCCATCTATGCGGGCGCTGAGATACGCCGCTTTCGGCTTCACGACAAGCTGGTGGCGTTGGCCGAGAAATACGGGCTGCCGGTGGCGACCTCTCTGGACGGCAAGGCGGTCTTCCCGGAGCAGCACCCCCTCTTTGCGGGGAACTACCTTGGCGAAATCGGGTCGCCTCGGGCCCGCAAGGTGCTGGAGACCGCCGACTGCGTCCTGATGCTCGGGGCGCTGATGACTGACGTCAATACCGGCATGTATACGGCCCGGTTTGATCGGCGCAAGGTTATCTCGGCCGTCCATGAGGGGGTCACCGTCAGCTATCACCGGTTCCCGGATGTGAGTCTGGAGGAGCTGATGGATGCGCTGCTTGCTTTGCCGGAGGCGCCGAGGCGTATGGAGCCGCTACCGCCGCCAATGCCGCCTCAACCAATTCCGACCGGAGTGCTGACGCCTGATGCTATCATCGCCGTACTCAATCGGGTAGCGGCCGGCCGATCGGTCCTGTACACCGCCGACGTGGGCGACGCGATGTTTGCCAGCGTGGAACTGGCGACGGATATGTTCCTGGGGCCGGGCTATTACTCGAGTATGGGCTTCGCGGTACCCGCGGCTATCGGCGCAGGGTTGGCCGCACCTGATCGGCGGCCCATCGTCCTGGTCGGCGACGGCGCTTTCCTGATGACGGGTCTGGATCTGGTCTCATGTGTGCGCCTCGGGCTGCACGCTGTTGTGATCCTCTTTAACAATCACACCCATGGGATGCTGGCCGCCATGGATGGCCCGGCTCGATCGTATGAGTTGCCGACCCCCGATTACGTGCGGTTGGCCGAAAGCCTGGGGGCCCGCGCTTTCCGTGTCCGGACGCCAGAGGAACTCGAACAAGCCCTGGGAATAGCGCTGGGAGATGCGACGGCGACGATCATGATCGAGGCGGTGATCCCGCCCGGGACCTACTCAGCCTCGATGCAGCGCCTGGGCGCCGTCGTTCATCGCCTGCGACGCAGATAGGCCCTGAGCGAATGAAGACAACGATGTGCCAACCACCTCACTGCAAAGGAGAAACGATGCTGGTAAAACGCTATATGCAGACCAAGGTCGTCACGGTTGGGCCTGATGAGCAGGCCAACGCGGCGCTGTACATGATGAAGAAGAAGACTATTCGACATCTCGTTGTGACCGACAACGGGAAGCTGCTCGGAATCGTCACCGATCGGGACTTTCGACTGATGAGGCCCTCGCCCGCCACCAGCCTGTCCATTTATGAGATTCATTACTTGCTGGATAAGGTGACCGTAAAAGAGATCATGACCAAGAAGGTGATCACCGTGACGCCGGAGACTCGGATCGCAG
This genomic window contains:
- a CDS encoding indole-3-pyruvate decarboxylase (Indolepyruvate decarboxylase), giving the protein MELCRYLFGRFKEAGVRHVFGLPGDFFLPFFRALEEEPGIEPVILTHEPSVGYAADAYARVQGLGVAAVTWGAGALNMVNATAQAYAERSPVLVLSGAPEIAHRDPDALLHHRVKTFDSQIRVYREVTGAAAALDDPAHAIAEVDRVIDSVLRTKRPGYIEIPRDLIRADVPVPSRREPEIRPKDERAANEALAEVLARIRVAELPAIYAGAEIRRFRLHDKLVALAEKYGLPVATSLDGKAVFPEQHPLFAGNYLGEIGSPRARKVLETADCVLMLGALMTDVNTGMYTARFDRRKVISAVHEGVTVSYHRFPDVSLEELMDALLALPEAPRRMEPLPPPMPPQPIPTGVLTPDAIIAVLNRVAAGRSVLYTADVGDAMFASVELATDMFLGPGYYSSMGFAVPAAIGAGLAAPDRRPIVLVGDGAFLMTGLDLVSCVRLGLHAVVILFNNHTHGMLAAMDGPARSYELPTPDYVRLAESLGARAFRVRTPEELEQALGIALGDATATIMIEAVIPPGTYSASMQRLGAVVHRLRRR
- a CDS encoding inosine 5'-monophosphate dehydrogenase, yielding MLVKRYMQTKVVTVGPDEQANAALYMMKKKTIRHLVVTDNGKLLGIVTDRDFRLMRPSPATSLSIYEIHYLLDKVTVKEIMTKKVITVTPETRIADAAHLLLNRRIGALPVVKGGKVVGIITETDMIRALINLEEAQ